From one Catenuloplanes nepalensis genomic stretch:
- the thrS gene encoding threonine--tRNA ligase — translation MIDHRKLGRELELFASDPLAGSGLPLWLPDGAAARHAVEEYLREEERRAGYQHVNSPPLGRRELYLTSGHLPHYADDMFPVMALSADDEFVLRPSACPHHALIYRSRGRSYRELPLRIAELGGMYRAERSGVLGGLSRVRGMWLNDAHVFAPLSLVADEIGLVLRMIGKAHAALGVKPAGFRLSLRGDGPKYVGDGAMWDRAEGILRDVLRDSGRAFAEEPGEAAFYGPKIDIQVVDAGGREMTLSTVQLDFHQPAQFGLSYVDSAGARQVPVMIHRSLVGSMERLFAYLIEVHDGAFPLWYAPRQLQVLPISAAQEDAAREFCRAAIYAGLRAEVVADGSVSSRVRRSAQQRVPYAAIIGPSEAASGEVSLRPRNAPGLAPMPAASALRRLREEADPHDAA, via the coding sequence ATGATCGACCACCGCAAGCTGGGCCGTGAGCTGGAGCTGTTCGCGAGCGACCCGCTGGCCGGCTCCGGCCTGCCGCTCTGGCTGCCGGACGGCGCGGCCGCCCGCCACGCCGTCGAGGAGTACCTGCGCGAGGAGGAACGCCGCGCCGGTTACCAGCACGTCAACTCGCCGCCGCTGGGCAGGAGGGAGCTGTACCTGACCAGCGGGCACCTGCCGCACTACGCGGACGACATGTTCCCGGTGATGGCGCTCTCCGCGGACGACGAGTTCGTGCTGAGACCGTCCGCGTGCCCACACCACGCGCTGATCTACCGGTCCCGCGGCCGCTCCTACCGGGAGCTGCCGCTGCGCATCGCGGAGCTGGGCGGCATGTACCGGGCGGAACGGTCCGGCGTGCTCGGCGGGCTGAGCCGGGTGCGCGGCATGTGGCTCAACGACGCGCACGTGTTCGCGCCGCTGTCCCTGGTCGCCGACGAGATCGGCCTGGTGCTCCGCATGATCGGCAAGGCGCACGCGGCGCTCGGCGTGAAACCGGCCGGGTTCCGGCTGTCGCTGCGCGGCGACGGCCCGAAGTACGTCGGCGACGGCGCGATGTGGGACCGGGCCGAGGGGATCCTGCGGGACGTACTGCGCGACTCCGGCCGTGCGTTCGCGGAGGAGCCGGGCGAGGCCGCGTTCTACGGACCGAAGATCGACATCCAGGTGGTGGACGCGGGCGGCCGGGAGATGACCCTGTCCACCGTCCAGCTCGACTTCCACCAGCCGGCGCAGTTCGGGCTGTCCTACGTGGACTCCGCGGGCGCGCGGCAGGTGCCGGTGATGATCCATCGCAGCCTGGTCGGGAGCATGGAACGGCTGTTCGCCTACCTGATCGAGGTGCACGACGGCGCGTTCCCGCTGTGGTACGCGCCCCGCCAGCTCCAGGTGCTGCCGATCTCGGCCGCGCAGGAGGACGCGGCGCGCGAGTTCTGCCGCGCGGCGATCTACGCCGGACTGCGCGCGGAGGTGGTGGCGGACGGCTCGGTGTCGTCCCGGGTCCGGCGGTCCGCGCAACAGCGGGTGCCGTACGCCGCGATCATCGGCCCGTCCGAGGCCGCGTCCGGCGAGGTCTCGCTGCGCCCGCGCAACGCGCCCGGTCTCGCCCCGATGCCGGCCGCCTCGGCGCTGCGCCGCCTGCGGGAGGAGGCCGACCCGCACGACGCCGCCTGA